A genomic region of Acidobacteriota bacterium contains the following coding sequences:
- a CDS encoding M1 family metallopeptidase, with protein MKVKYLAVLLILLWSINTYSQGLYMPRNVKAAYKAGLRSMDGKPSPKYFQNKSTHNIKISVTPPSRRVNGSQDIVFTNNSPQPLGRLILRLEMNAHAPEAAREKNVDARQLTADAVIDEFSENGKARPWKPLIDTKGLTLNAVDLEKPIPPGGSTTVSFRWHYDLAEKSDRDGAIDETTFYIAYFYPRVAVLDNVNGWDTDQHLLGGHEFYAEFNDYNVEVTVPKNFIVWGTGNLTNIEEVLQPKHAERLRRSLTSDEVIRVASAAEIKAGTVTAQTPTVTWKWRSDFVPDIVYGLSDHYNWDASSLIVDRKTGRRVATQAAYDDPSKNFANMVTYIKSALDFASNDWPGIPYPYPKMTIFRGSADMEAPMMANDSSQEDPQMQHFIAAHEILHTYFPFYMGINERRYSFMEEGWTTAFEHMFNTKRFGKEFTDPLFVKYRVNGWINGTDSSTDLPIMTPEQAVSGLFPVYGDNKYGKAALGYLALKELLGDSDFRKGLHGFMNDWNGKHPIPWDMFYSFNTHTGKELNWFWNAWFFSNGYIDHAITDVKTESGSTLVTIQNIGGYPAPADLVVTFNDGSTETIRQGPDVWRLNMKETLVRLSQPKAVRSLVLNGGIFMDANPADNKWPK; from the coding sequence ATGAAAGTCAAATATTTAGCAGTCCTGTTGATCCTTTTGTGGTCGATCAACACATATTCACAGGGACTATACATGCCGCGAAATGTGAAGGCTGCTTACAAGGCCGGTTTGCGTTCGATGGACGGCAAGCCAAGTCCGAAGTACTTCCAAAACAAATCAACTCACAACATCAAGATATCAGTTACCCCACCTAGCCGGAGAGTAAATGGCTCACAAGATATAGTTTTCACGAACAATAGCCCTCAGCCCCTTGGCCGACTCATTCTACGTCTCGAGATGAACGCTCACGCACCTGAAGCGGCTCGTGAAAAAAACGTCGATGCTCGGCAGTTGACCGCTGATGCAGTGATCGATGAATTTTCTGAGAATGGGAAGGCCCGACCCTGGAAGCCGCTTATCGACACAAAGGGGCTAACCTTGAACGCGGTCGATCTTGAGAAACCGATCCCGCCGGGTGGCTCAACTACCGTTAGTTTTAGGTGGCACTACGATCTGGCAGAAAAATCTGATCGCGACGGAGCGATCGACGAGACGACCTTTTACATTGCGTACTTCTATCCGCGTGTCGCGGTCCTGGACAACGTAAACGGGTGGGATACTGACCAGCATTTGCTCGGCGGCCACGAATTTTATGCGGAATTTAACGACTACAACGTTGAGGTGACGGTGCCAAAGAACTTCATCGTTTGGGGTACCGGGAATTTGACGAATATCGAGGAGGTCCTGCAACCAAAACACGCCGAACGCCTTAGACGATCACTCACGAGTGATGAGGTGATCAGGGTCGCGTCGGCTGCGGAGATCAAGGCCGGGACGGTCACCGCTCAAACGCCGACGGTCACATGGAAGTGGAGATCTGACTTCGTTCCCGACATAGTATACGGCCTCAGTGACCATTACAATTGGGACGCGAGCAGCCTAATTGTCGATAGAAAGACCGGCCGTCGAGTTGCGACTCAGGCGGCGTATGACGACCCGTCGAAGAATTTCGCCAACATGGTGACGTATATCAAGTCTGCGCTCGATTTTGCTTCAAATGACTGGCCGGGTATTCCCTATCCATATCCGAAGATGACCATTTTCAGAGGAAGTGCGGATATGGAAGCGCCGATGATGGCCAACGACAGCTCGCAAGAAGATCCGCAGATGCAGCATTTCATAGCTGCTCACGAGATATTGCACACATATTTTCCGTTTTACATGGGCATCAACGAGCGCCGCTATTCGTTTATGGAAGAGGGATGGACGACCGCGTTCGAACACATGTTCAATACCAAACGATTTGGCAAGGAGTTTACTGACCCATTGTTTGTTAAGTATCGCGTCAATGGATGGATCAACGGAACCGACTCCTCGACCGATCTGCCGATCATGACGCCGGAGCAGGCCGTTTCAGGACTCTTTCCAGTGTATGGCGATAACAAGTATGGTAAGGCGGCTTTGGGATATCTTGCACTCAAGGAACTCCTCGGCGATTCAGATTTCCGAAAGGGCCTGCACGGTTTCATGAACGACTGGAACGGAAAGCACCCGATCCCGTGGGATATGTTCTATTCGTTCAATACTCACACAGGCAAAGAACTCAATTGGTTCTGGAACGCATGGTTCTTTTCGAACGGCTACATAGACCACGCGATCACTGACGTTAAAACTGAGAGCGGCAGCACTCTTGTGACGATTCAAAACATCGGCGGCTATCCTGCCCCGGCAGATCTGGTCGTGACTTTCAACGATGGTTCGACAGAAACGATCCGCCAAGGGCCGGATGTCTGGAGATTGAACATGAAAGAGACCCTAGTCAGGCTAAGTCAACCAAAAGCCGTCAGGTCATTGGTACTAAACGGTGGAATCTTCATGGACGCGAACCCGGCCGACAATAAGTGGCCAAAGTGA
- a CDS encoding response regulator transcription factor yields MSKSINVVIVDDHPIFRQGLSVTIEKNKNLKVIGEADNGETAIELTRDLRPDVLILDVDMPVKDGIETARELKALGLPVKIVFLTMHKDNSILRSLRSLGVIGYVLKDSALNEIGNCIKRVAEGNIYLSPALNDLILENAETPKRTEIAPFLSTLSQAERNVLKLVTESMTSREIAEALFVTVRTVETHRYNICTKLGLNGPNALFKFAIHHKQEINRLA; encoded by the coding sequence ATGTCGAAGTCAATAAACGTAGTGATCGTCGACGACCACCCGATATTTCGGCAAGGCTTATCGGTTACCATCGAAAAAAATAAGAATCTCAAGGTAATTGGCGAAGCAGACAACGGCGAGACAGCGATCGAGCTTACCCGGGATCTTCGGCCGGACGTATTGATATTGGACGTCGATATGCCGGTAAAGGACGGCATCGAGACCGCCCGTGAGTTAAAAGCACTTGGACTCCCGGTCAAGATCGTCTTTCTGACGATGCACAAAGATAATTCTATTCTGCGTTCACTTAGATCGCTAGGTGTAATTGGTTACGTATTGAAAGATTCGGCCTTGAACGAGATCGGCAACTGCATCAAGCGTGTAGCGGAAGGAAACATCTATCTAAGCCCGGCATTGAACGATCTGATCCTCGAGAACGCCGAAACTCCAAAACGAACAGAAATAGCTCCATTTTTAAGTACCCTTTCACAAGCAGAACGCAATGTACTGAAACTTGTAACGGAATCTATGACGAGCCGAGAGATCGCCGAAGCTCTTTTCGTCACCGTCAGGACAGTAGAAACTCATCGATACAATATCTGCACCAAGCTTGGTCTGAATGGCCCGAACGCCCTCTTTAAGTTTGCTATCCATCATAAGCAAGAGATCAACCGCCTTGCCTGA